From the Longimicrobium sp. genome, one window contains:
- a CDS encoding xanthine dehydrogenase family protein molybdopterin-binding subunit, with translation MSRTYVGTSVPRNEDRRLLTGNALFVDDVQLEGMLHAAFVRSDHAHGVLRSIDASAALARPGVVAVITAEDLGDYWQPGPLLVPPPPIDGIVFNQASQVPLAKDRVRHVGEPIAMVIAESRYIAEDAMADIVVDIDPLDPVVGLEAALEPGAEIIHPQLGTNLAAHVVQRHGDYETAKAAADLVISRRFLYDRGAAAAMENRCVAARWDPRAEELTVWDTTQAPIPIRNGLARMLGLLESRVRVVAPYVGGGFGPKIMMFYPEEVLIPWVAMRLGRPVKWAEDRQENFFATTQERSQIHDAEIAVSRDGKILGVQDFFFHDTGAYDPYGLTVPINSQCTLLGPYDVPAYNSEFRAVFTNTVTVTPVRGAGRQHGVFVMERLLDIAARELGLEPAEIRRRNYLRKDVFPHTFQILFQDFAPLYYDSGNYAPALEAALDIVGRDTFPREQAAARAEGRYIGMGVVSYVEGTGIGPYEGARVTVEPSGQVRVATGLGTQGQGHYTAFAQIVAEVLDVDVDRVHVVTGDTREFGWGTGTFASRGAVVAGSACHEAALAVRKKVMETGARVLGIAPDDVELAENTIRSHSNPDRAMTLGELAGHANPLRGAVTPGSEPGLEATAYFGPDHGSTASGVHAMVVEVDPETAMVKILRYIVVHDCGKLINPMIVAGQVQGGVAHGIGNAFYEQLVYDEGGQLQNASFMDYLLPTAMDVPNVEMAHRETDAPLNPLGLKGVGEAGCIPTGAAFAQAIENAVPHLGLEIREIPLSPNRLFELIRSAPGVRAEALAAD, from the coding sequence TTGAGTCGAACCTACGTCGGCACGTCGGTACCGCGGAACGAAGACCGCCGCCTCCTGACCGGGAACGCGCTGTTCGTGGACGACGTGCAGCTCGAGGGCATGCTGCACGCCGCCTTCGTGCGCAGCGACCACGCGCACGGGGTGCTGCGGAGCATCGACGCGTCCGCGGCGCTCGCCCGGCCCGGCGTGGTGGCCGTCATCACCGCCGAAGACCTGGGCGACTACTGGCAGCCCGGGCCCCTGCTGGTTCCGCCTCCGCCCATCGACGGCATCGTCTTCAACCAGGCGTCGCAGGTGCCCCTGGCCAAGGACCGGGTGCGGCACGTGGGCGAGCCCATCGCCATGGTGATCGCCGAAAGCCGGTACATCGCCGAGGATGCGATGGCGGACATCGTCGTCGACATCGATCCGCTGGACCCGGTGGTGGGGCTGGAGGCGGCGCTGGAGCCCGGGGCGGAGATCATCCATCCGCAGCTGGGCACCAACCTGGCGGCGCACGTCGTTCAGCGGCACGGCGACTACGAGACGGCCAAGGCGGCGGCGGACCTCGTCATCTCCCGGCGCTTCCTTTACGACCGTGGCGCGGCGGCGGCGATGGAGAACCGCTGCGTGGCGGCGCGGTGGGATCCCCGCGCGGAAGAATTGACCGTGTGGGACACCACGCAGGCGCCCATCCCCATCCGCAACGGCCTGGCGCGGATGCTGGGGCTGCTGGAATCGCGCGTTCGCGTGGTGGCGCCGTACGTCGGCGGCGGCTTCGGGCCCAAGATCATGATGTTCTATCCCGAAGAGGTGCTGATCCCCTGGGTGGCCATGCGCCTGGGCCGGCCGGTGAAGTGGGCCGAGGACCGTCAGGAGAACTTTTTCGCCACCACCCAGGAGCGCAGCCAGATCCACGATGCCGAGATCGCCGTGTCGCGCGACGGGAAGATCCTGGGGGTGCAGGACTTCTTCTTTCACGACACGGGCGCGTACGATCCGTACGGACTGACCGTGCCCATCAACAGCCAGTGCACCCTGCTGGGCCCGTACGATGTGCCGGCCTACAACAGCGAGTTCCGCGCGGTGTTCACCAACACCGTCACCGTGACTCCGGTGCGCGGGGCGGGGCGGCAGCACGGCGTGTTCGTGATGGAGCGGCTGCTGGACATCGCCGCGCGCGAGCTGGGGCTGGAGCCGGCGGAGATCCGGCGCCGCAACTACCTGCGGAAGGACGTGTTTCCCCACACCTTCCAGATCTTGTTCCAGGACTTCGCGCCCCTCTACTACGACAGCGGCAACTACGCCCCGGCGCTGGAGGCCGCGCTCGACATCGTGGGCCGCGACACCTTTCCGCGCGAGCAGGCGGCGGCGCGGGCGGAGGGCCGGTACATCGGCATGGGCGTCGTCTCGTACGTGGAGGGCACTGGGATCGGCCCGTACGAGGGCGCGCGGGTGACCGTGGAACCCAGCGGGCAGGTGCGCGTCGCCACGGGGCTGGGCACGCAGGGCCAGGGGCACTACACCGCGTTCGCGCAGATCGTGGCCGAGGTGCTGGACGTGGACGTGGACCGCGTGCACGTGGTGACGGGAGACACGCGCGAGTTCGGCTGGGGGACGGGCACCTTCGCCAGCCGCGGCGCGGTGGTGGCGGGGAGCGCGTGCCACGAGGCGGCGCTCGCCGTCCGCAAGAAGGTGATGGAGACGGGCGCGCGCGTGCTAGGCATCGCCCCCGACGACGTCGAGCTGGCGGAGAACACCATCCGGTCGCACTCCAACCCGGACCGGGCGATGACGCTGGGCGAGCTGGCCGGCCACGCCAACCCGCTGCGCGGCGCGGTGACGCCCGGCAGCGAGCCGGGGCTGGAGGCCACGGCGTACTTCGGCCCGGACCACGGCAGCACGGCCAGTGGCGTCCATGCGATGGTGGTGGAGGTGGATCCCGAGACGGCGATGGTGAAGATCCTTCGCTACATCGTCGTCCACGACTGCGGCAAGCTGATCAACCCCATGATCGTCGCCGGGCAGGTGCAGGGGGGCGTGGCGCACGGCATCGGCAACGCGTTCTACGAGCAGCTGGTGTACGACGAGGGCGGGCAGCTGCAGAACGCCTCGTTCATGGACTACCTGCTGCCGACCGCGATGGACGTTCCCAACGTGGAGATGGCCCACCGCGAGACGGACGCGCCGCTGAACCCGCTGGGGCTGAAGGGCGTGGGCGAGGCGGGGTGCATTCCCACGGGCGCCGCGTTCGCGCAGGCCATCGAGAACGCGGTGCCGCACCTGGGGCTGGAGATCCGCGAGATTCCCCTGAGCCCCAACCGCCTGTTCGAGCTGATCCGATCCGCCCCCGGCGTGCGCGCGGAAGCGCTCGCGGCCGACTGA
- a CDS encoding carbon monoxide dehydrogenase subunit G has translation MIVDGEHTFPGPRQTVWDLLQDPEVLAKAMPGARKLHLTGDGVYEGVIRIGVGPVTAAEWSLKVELKDRVEPASYTMLVDSKGALGFTRGSATVNLDESAGGTTMRYHADLSIGGKVAGVGQRLLDQVAKMLTRQGLDALNKELEARLAAGTGGGAK, from the coding sequence ATGATCGTCGACGGCGAGCACACCTTTCCCGGCCCGCGCCAGACCGTGTGGGACCTGCTGCAGGACCCCGAGGTGCTGGCCAAGGCCATGCCCGGCGCCCGCAAGCTTCACCTGACCGGCGACGGCGTGTACGAGGGCGTGATCCGCATCGGCGTGGGGCCGGTGACGGCCGCGGAGTGGTCGCTGAAGGTGGAATTGAAGGACCGCGTGGAGCCCGCGAGCTACACCATGCTGGTGGACAGCAAGGGCGCGCTGGGCTTCACCCGCGGCAGCGCGACGGTGAACCTGGACGAGTCGGCGGGGGGAACGACGATGCGCTACCACGCGGACCTTTCCATCGGTGGCAAGGTGGCCGGCGTGGGGCAGCGGCTGCTGGACCAGGTGGCGAAGATGCTGACACGGCAGGGGCTGGACGCGCTGAACAAGGAGCTGGAGGCGCGCCTGGCCGCGGGCACGGGCGGCGGCGCGAAATGA
- a CDS encoding xanthine dehydrogenase family protein subunit M: MKPAPFEYHRPDSVEEALCLLAEHGYDAKLLAGGQSLVPAMNFRMAVPAVLIDLNRIAGLDGIAEVDGGLRIGAMVRQRAAERDGLIAARAGLITETLPYVAHAQIRNRGTMGGSIAHADPAAEMPAVMLALDARFRLRGPNGERLVTAGEFFTGLFGTALEPDEMLTEIEVPAAAPRTGWAFDEVSRRHGDYALAGIAATVQVDDAGRCSSARIALLSVGEGPVLAAEAAAALVGQAPDEAAIRAAAEAASQRDIDPPGDIHASPEYRRQLVKVLVQRVLPRAFERALTRPRWGD, encoded by the coding sequence ATGAAGCCGGCGCCGTTCGAGTACCATCGGCCTGACAGCGTGGAAGAGGCGCTGTGCCTTCTCGCGGAGCACGGCTACGACGCCAAGCTGCTGGCTGGCGGACAGAGCCTGGTGCCGGCGATGAACTTTCGCATGGCCGTTCCCGCCGTGCTGATCGACCTCAACCGCATCGCGGGGCTGGACGGCATCGCGGAGGTGGATGGAGGGCTGCGCATCGGCGCGATGGTCCGCCAGCGCGCGGCGGAGCGGGATGGGCTGATCGCCGCGCGCGCGGGGCTGATTACCGAGACGCTGCCATACGTTGCCCACGCGCAGATTCGCAACCGCGGCACGATGGGGGGCAGCATTGCCCATGCGGACCCGGCGGCGGAGATGCCGGCCGTGATGCTGGCGCTGGACGCGCGCTTCCGCCTGCGCGGTCCGAACGGCGAGCGGCTGGTGACGGCGGGCGAGTTCTTTACGGGGCTGTTCGGAACCGCGCTGGAGCCGGACGAGATGCTGACGGAGATCGAGGTGCCCGCGGCCGCCCCGCGCACCGGCTGGGCGTTCGACGAGGTGTCGCGCCGCCACGGCGACTACGCGCTGGCGGGGATCGCCGCGACGGTGCAGGTGGACGACGCCGGCCGGTGCTCCTCCGCGCGCATCGCGCTGCTGAGCGTGGGCGAGGGCCCGGTCCTGGCGGCCGAGGCCGCGGCCGCGCTGGTGGGCCAGGCGCCCGACGAGGCAGCCATCCGCGCGGCCGCCGAGGCCGCCAGCCAGCGCGACATCGACCCGCCGGGCGACATCCACGCCTCGCCCGAGTACCGGCGGCAACTGGTGAAGGTGCTCGTGCAGCGGGTGCTGCCGCGCGCGTTCGAGCGGGCCCTCACCCGGCCGCGCTGGGGCGACTGA